From Haloglomus litoreum, the proteins below share one genomic window:
- a CDS encoding protein sorting system archaetidylserine synthase (This PssA-like phosphatidyltransferase, along with a PssD-like decarboxylase, is required in Haloarchaea for the archaeosortase ArtA to replace the PGF-CTERM sorting signal with a C-terminal lipid anchor.) produces the protein MRVQPRFVGRIGPADVVTVANAALGFAAAAVATTAPVVAARLLLLAAIADGLDGVLARQFGGTDVGQVLDSLADVASFAVAPAVFVFAVARAEWGLTLDGIGAASLLIPGLFVAAAVLRLGLYTAEDVDGATTEGVQTTLAGTILAAGYLAGLGPLASALGTSVAAVLLGVTGLFVYLMLAPVTYPELYARDALVLGALQALAVLFPTALGGAFPRSLLLAALAYLLLAPRFYWRAT, from the coding sequence ATGCGCGTCCAGCCCCGCTTCGTCGGCCGGATCGGCCCCGCCGACGTGGTGACCGTGGCCAACGCGGCGCTGGGCTTCGCGGCTGCCGCCGTCGCCACGACCGCCCCGGTGGTGGCCGCCCGTCTCCTGCTGCTGGCCGCCATCGCCGACGGCCTCGACGGCGTGCTGGCCCGGCAGTTCGGCGGGACCGACGTGGGCCAGGTACTGGACTCGCTGGCCGACGTGGCCTCCTTCGCGGTCGCCCCCGCCGTGTTCGTCTTCGCGGTCGCCCGCGCGGAGTGGGGCCTGACGCTCGACGGAATCGGCGCGGCCAGCCTGTTGATACCGGGGCTGTTCGTCGCGGCCGCCGTCCTCCGGCTCGGTCTCTACACCGCCGAGGACGTGGACGGCGCGACGACCGAGGGCGTCCAGACGACGCTGGCCGGGACCATCCTCGCCGCCGGCTACCTCGCCGGACTGGGCCCGCTGGCATCGGCCCTCGGTACCTCGGTGGCAGCGGTCCTGCTCGGGGTCACCGGCCTGTTCGTATACCTGATGCTCGCGCCGGTGACCTACCCCGAACTGTACGCCCGGGACGCGCTCGTCCTGGGAGCGCTGCAGGCGCTGGCGGTGCTGTTCCCGACGGCACTCGGCGGCGCGTTCCCCCGGAGCCTCCTGCTGGCGGCGCTGGCGTACCTCCTGCTGGCGCCACGCTTCTACTGGCGCGCGACCTGA
- a CDS encoding TIGR04024 family LLM class F420-dependent oxidoreductase, with product MASNRDVFLPVAAQPSVDALVEQAQSAEDLGYDRAWLPESWGRNAAVVLTSIAERTDSIGIGTSIMPVYSRSPALIGMTTATLQEVSEGRLRLGVGPSGPIVIENWHGIDFGNPLRRTRETVDIIKQVLSGQEVSYDGEYFDLDGFRLRCDPPERQPPIDAAGMGPKAVELAGRFADGWHALMLTEEGLAERYEDFQHGRELAEKDPDGGQVTLSLTCMALEDRKRARQLVRGHAAFYIGGMGTYYRDNMARQGYEEVAHEVYDLWQEDEKRAATRAIDDDLLDTLCVGGTPDECRERVAEWEAMDCVDRVSVSFPRGAEVEEILNTVEALAPE from the coding sequence ATGGCATCCAACCGCGACGTCTTCCTCCCGGTCGCCGCGCAGCCGTCGGTCGACGCGCTCGTCGAGCAGGCCCAGTCAGCCGAGGACCTGGGCTACGACCGCGCGTGGCTCCCCGAATCCTGGGGTCGCAACGCCGCCGTCGTCCTCACCAGTATCGCCGAGCGAACCGACAGTATCGGCATCGGCACGTCCATCATGCCGGTGTACTCCCGGTCGCCGGCGCTCATCGGGATGACCACCGCGACGTTGCAGGAGGTCTCCGAGGGCCGCCTGCGCCTCGGCGTCGGCCCGTCGGGGCCCATCGTCATCGAGAACTGGCACGGGATCGACTTCGGCAACCCGCTCCGGCGCACCCGTGAGACCGTCGACATCATCAAGCAGGTGCTCTCCGGGCAGGAGGTGTCCTACGACGGGGAGTACTTCGACCTCGACGGCTTCCGCCTCCGCTGTGACCCGCCCGAGCGCCAGCCGCCCATCGACGCCGCCGGGATGGGGCCGAAGGCCGTCGAACTCGCCGGCCGGTTCGCCGACGGCTGGCACGCGCTGATGCTCACCGAGGAGGGCCTCGCCGAGCGCTACGAGGACTTCCAGCACGGGCGCGAACTCGCCGAGAAGGACCCCGACGGTGGCCAGGTGACGCTGTCCCTGACGTGCATGGCGCTGGAGGACCGGAAACGGGCGCGTCAGCTGGTGAGAGGCCACGCAGCCTTCTACATCGGGGGGATGGGAACCTACTACCGCGACAACATGGCGCGCCAGGGGTACGAGGAGGTCGCCCACGAGGTGTACGACCTGTGGCAGGAGGACGAGAAGCGCGCCGCGACGAGGGCCATCGACGACGACCTGCTTGACACGCTCTGTGTCGGCGGCACGCCCGACGAGTGTCGCGAGCGCGTCGCCGAGTGGGAGGCGATGGACTGCGTCGACCGCGTCTCCGTCTCGTTCCCCCGCGGCGCGGAGGTGGAGGAGATACTGAACACGGTCGAGGCGCTGGCACCTGAATAG
- a CDS encoding thiamine pyrophosphate-binding protein yields the protein MSDDYTGADLFVDALEQYGVEHVFGNPGTTELPVMEALSHSDLEYVLGLQEDIAVGMAAGYAQTRRYHAHHDPGINPVGVVNLHITPGLAHGTGNIFNAEFSGAPLVVTAGNHELDFRHEEPLLDGDLEKLVEQFCKDSAEVTDIDALPLLLRRAMRTALTPPTGPVFLGLPVDVMLEETDDDPLQLGEIPDAGAGDPTQIDRAADQLVEADEPVLVLGDHVARSGRGAVEAAVDLAEASGARVHGEILASETNFPTDHEQWVSFVGTGENIAKMLMDTDTIAFVGCSTHTTLLKHESPLLDEDTTAIHVSPDPKEVGKNYHVDAGIIGDPGRVMTQLAEKLADRLDEETRQERVDNVVNTKEMLAGTMKQLGEDPKPEGDTRASKAELVDTMSEVLDVENTHIVDEGVTSKFALLTRYNLQPDSFVATKGGGLGYGLPASVGAALAEEMTNDPRDVVGYIGDGSYLYYPNSMYTAAALDLDLTVIVPDNRNYRILKDNTLEMMGGTEADYEFVGMDFDPHVDIPKNAESHGARGQLVETPEEIAPALEEALATDGPDVLDVLVHD from the coding sequence ATGAGCGACGACTACACCGGCGCGGACCTGTTCGTGGACGCCCTCGAACAGTACGGCGTCGAGCACGTCTTCGGCAACCCCGGCACGACCGAACTGCCGGTGATGGAGGCCCTCTCGCACAGCGACCTGGAGTACGTCCTCGGGTTACAGGAGGACATCGCGGTCGGGATGGCCGCCGGCTACGCCCAGACCCGGCGCTATCACGCGCACCACGACCCGGGCATCAACCCGGTCGGCGTGGTCAATCTGCACATCACGCCCGGCCTCGCACATGGCACCGGGAACATCTTCAACGCGGAGTTCTCCGGCGCCCCGCTGGTGGTGACAGCGGGCAACCACGAACTCGACTTCCGCCACGAGGAGCCGCTGCTGGACGGCGACCTCGAGAAGCTGGTCGAGCAGTTCTGCAAGGATTCGGCCGAGGTGACCGACATCGACGCGCTGCCGCTGCTCCTTCGCCGGGCGATGCGGACGGCGCTCACGCCGCCGACGGGACCCGTCTTCCTCGGGCTCCCGGTGGACGTGATGCTGGAGGAGACGGACGACGACCCCCTGCAGCTGGGTGAGATTCCGGACGCCGGCGCGGGCGACCCCACGCAGATCGACAGGGCCGCCGACCAGCTCGTCGAGGCCGACGAGCCCGTGCTGGTGCTGGGCGACCACGTCGCACGCTCGGGCCGCGGGGCGGTCGAGGCCGCGGTCGACCTGGCGGAGGCCAGCGGCGCACGTGTCCACGGGGAGATCCTCGCCAGCGAGACCAACTTCCCGACCGATCACGAGCAGTGGGTCTCGTTCGTCGGCACCGGCGAGAACATCGCGAAGATGCTGATGGACACCGACACCATCGCCTTCGTCGGCTGTTCGACGCACACGACCCTCCTGAAACACGAGAGCCCGCTGCTGGACGAGGACACGACGGCCATCCACGTCTCGCCGGACCCGAAGGAGGTCGGCAAGAACTACCACGTCGACGCCGGCATCATCGGCGACCCCGGGCGCGTGATGACCCAGCTCGCGGAGAAACTGGCGGACCGCCTCGACGAGGAGACCCGACAGGAACGCGTCGACAACGTCGTCAACACGAAGGAGATGCTGGCGGGCACGATGAAACAGCTCGGCGAGGACCCGAAGCCCGAGGGCGACACCCGCGCCTCGAAGGCGGAACTCGTCGACACGATGAGCGAGGTGCTCGACGTGGAGAACACCCACATCGTCGACGAGGGCGTCACCTCGAAGTTCGCGCTGCTGACACGCTACAACCTGCAGCCGGATTCGTTCGTGGCGACGAAGGGCGGCGGCCTCGGCTACGGGCTCCCCGCCAGCGTCGGCGCGGCGCTCGCCGAGGAGATGACCAACGACCCCCGGGACGTGGTCGGCTACATCGGCGACGGGTCGTACCTCTACTACCCGAACTCGATGTACACCGCCGCGGCGCTGGACCTCGACCTGACGGTCATCGTCCCGGACAACCGCAACTACCGCATCCTGAAGGACAACACGCTGGAGATGATGGGCGGCACGGAGGCGGACTACGAGTTCGTCGGGATGGACTTCGACCCGCACGTCGACATCCCGAAGAACGCCGAGAGCCACGGGGCCCGCGGGCAGCTCGTCGAGACGCCCGAGGAGATCGCCCCCGCCCTGGAGGAGGCGCTCGCGACCGACGGCCCGGACGTGCTGGACGTCCTCGTCCACGACTGA
- a CDS encoding phospholipase D-like domain-containing protein → MRSPSSAVPLARPATGFPTGATVLLVAVLGLVAPAAGSVGVAGGPEMVSVVPNPTATEDRGESITLSVPPGTDLGRFGIDDGEERVALPNRTVGGRVTLTAAPGAVANRTAGGGLDPGRVVRVDLPALANGGEEVHLLVDGVVVDTVSYRDAPEGEVYRPGADGFRPIGATAFPVRSTDGGRATTFVLPDAPGPPVQALRAADERLLLAGYTLTSERVADALVAAARSGVRVRVLVDGAPVGGLSRPEARVLDRLVDAGVRVRLVGGPHARYDFHHPKYAVADDRAVVLTENWKPAGVGGNGSRGWGVTVRDDETAAALARTFHADFDARGARPWSAVRPTYDGFEPGGAANASYPTRFRPRTVPVDHVHVLVAPDNAERAVVERIDAAEESVRVLQATAGSPDQPFVRALVRAARRGVRVRVLLNGVWYAREENRAVVRALNERAAREGLDLEAKLAEPRGRYGKVHAKGLVVDGERAILGSLNWNNHSARENREVVLALRSEGAARYFRRVFRADWRGGAWRVPVGLLVALLGAVAGALWLASRFEFEQRSGVSVDENERVGW, encoded by the coding sequence GTGCGGAGTCCCTCGTCCGCGGTACCGCTCGCACGACCGGCCACCGGGTTCCCGACGGGAGCCACGGTACTCCTCGTGGCCGTCCTCGGACTCGTCGCTCCGGCAGCGGGCAGCGTCGGCGTCGCCGGTGGCCCCGAGATGGTCAGCGTCGTTCCCAACCCCACCGCCACGGAGGACCGGGGCGAGTCAATCACCCTCTCGGTGCCGCCAGGGACGGATCTCGGACGCTTCGGTATCGACGACGGCGAGGAGCGCGTCGCCCTCCCGAACCGGACCGTCGGCGGACGCGTCACCCTCACGGCCGCACCTGGTGCCGTGGCCAACCGGACGGCGGGCGGCGGTCTCGACCCTGGGCGGGTCGTCCGGGTCGACCTCCCCGCGCTCGCCAACGGCGGCGAGGAGGTCCACCTGCTCGTCGACGGTGTCGTCGTCGATACGGTGTCCTACCGGGACGCCCCGGAGGGCGAGGTCTACCGGCCCGGAGCCGACGGCTTCCGGCCCATCGGCGCGACGGCCTTCCCGGTCCGGAGCACGGACGGGGGGCGAGCGACGACGTTCGTCCTGCCGGACGCGCCGGGGCCGCCGGTCCAGGCGCTCCGGGCGGCCGACGAACGGCTCCTGCTCGCCGGGTACACGCTCACCTCCGAGCGGGTCGCCGACGCACTCGTCGCGGCCGCCCGCAGCGGCGTCCGCGTCCGGGTGCTGGTCGACGGGGCGCCGGTCGGTGGGCTCTCGCGCCCCGAGGCACGGGTGCTCGACCGACTCGTCGACGCCGGCGTCCGGGTCCGACTCGTCGGGGGCCCACACGCACGCTACGACTTCCACCACCCGAAGTACGCCGTCGCGGACGACCGGGCGGTCGTGCTGACCGAGAACTGGAAGCCGGCGGGCGTCGGGGGCAACGGCTCGCGCGGCTGGGGTGTGACCGTCCGGGACGACGAGACCGCGGCGGCGCTCGCCCGGACGTTCCACGCGGACTTCGACGCTCGCGGGGCTCGCCCGTGGTCCGCCGTCAGGCCGACGTACGACGGCTTCGAGCCGGGCGGGGCCGCCAACGCCTCGTACCCGACCCGGTTCCGCCCGCGGACGGTCCCGGTCGACCACGTCCACGTGCTGGTCGCACCGGACAACGCCGAACGGGCCGTCGTCGAACGGATCGATGCGGCCGAGGAGTCCGTCCGGGTGCTGCAGGCGACTGCCGGGAGCCCCGACCAGCCGTTCGTCCGCGCGCTGGTCCGGGCCGCCCGTCGTGGCGTCCGTGTCCGGGTCCTCCTGAACGGCGTCTGGTACGCCCGCGAGGAGAACCGCGCCGTGGTGCGGGCGCTCAACGAGCGCGCCGCGCGGGAGGGGCTCGACCTCGAGGCGAAGCTGGCCGAGCCACGGGGCCGTTACGGGAAGGTTCACGCCAAGGGGCTGGTCGTGGACGGCGAGCGTGCCATCCTGGGCTCCCTCAACTGGAACAACCACTCGGCACGCGAGAACCGCGAGGTCGTCCTCGCGCTCCGGAGCGAGGGCGCCGCCCGGTACTTCCGGCGCGTCTTCCGGGCCGACTGGCGTGGCGGGGCATGGCGGGTTCCGGTGGGGCTGCTAGTCGCGCTGCTCGGTGCCGTGGCGGGTGCGCTGTGGCTGGCGAGCCGGTTCGAGTTCGAGCAGCGCTCGGGAGTCAGTGTCGACGAGAACGAGCGCGTAGGGTGGTGA
- a CDS encoding HEAT repeat domain-containing protein produces MNEQLDEVAEALEAAETEADLDDVEADLDDVAATLEAADLPEPDEDDEDAEDPRAELEARVEELRDGIEEARGPYAEDVVAVIESAQGTLGEAEWTERGETEAVDAVATFLAALEEQDLSVDADAGETPADASAALDEAAEAIEGAGLDADEDAETLAALVEAADALESGVDDAETWDDLSVRQKMTAEGFYDRLTSENRKDFPPELSVVRIAEQENDPERILMALEYLTSEFMEENCIDAFRRMGSEEAYDAMMERAQKRDRPAIEVLGKIADDRAVETLVDYIQDESNPPLQRTVLRALGEIGSEEATQDVADRLVAEDAEVRARAARTLGMIGDTRAIDPLASRITEDDDDSVRAAAAWALNQIGTERALESAAAYADDRAFIVQDEAQRAADALGKTKQEA; encoded by the coding sequence TTGAACGAACAGCTCGACGAGGTCGCGGAGGCCCTGGAGGCAGCAGAGACGGAGGCCGACCTCGACGACGTGGAGGCCGACCTCGACGACGTGGCCGCCACGCTGGAGGCCGCCGACCTGCCCGAACCTGACGAGGACGACGAGGACGCGGAGGACCCGCGTGCAGAGCTGGAGGCCCGCGTCGAGGAACTCCGCGACGGCATCGAGGAGGCCCGTGGCCCATACGCCGAGGACGTTGTCGCGGTCATCGAGTCGGCCCAGGGGACCCTGGGCGAGGCCGAGTGGACCGAGCGCGGCGAGACCGAGGCCGTCGATGCCGTGGCAACGTTCCTGGCGGCGCTGGAGGAGCAGGACCTCTCGGTCGACGCCGACGCCGGCGAGACGCCAGCCGACGCGTCCGCGGCGCTCGACGAGGCTGCCGAAGCCATCGAGGGCGCCGGCCTCGACGCCGACGAGGACGCCGAGACGCTAGCCGCGCTGGTGGAGGCGGCCGACGCACTGGAGAGCGGTGTCGACGACGCCGAGACGTGGGACGACCTCTCCGTCCGCCAGAAGATGACCGCCGAGGGGTTCTACGACCGGCTCACCTCCGAGAACCGGAAGGACTTCCCGCCCGAGCTGAGCGTCGTCCGCATCGCCGAGCAGGAGAACGACCCCGAGCGCATCCTCATGGCGCTGGAGTACCTCACCAGCGAGTTCATGGAGGAGAACTGCATCGACGCCTTCCGCCGGATGGGCTCCGAGGAGGCCTACGACGCGATGATGGAGCGCGCCCAGAAGCGCGACCGGCCGGCCATCGAGGTACTCGGCAAGATCGCCGACGACCGTGCCGTCGAGACGCTGGTCGACTACATCCAGGACGAGTCGAACCCGCCGCTCCAGCGGACGGTCCTCCGGGCGCTCGGCGAGATCGGCAGCGAGGAGGCGACTCAGGACGTGGCCGACCGCCTCGTCGCCGAGGACGCCGAGGTCCGCGCCCGCGCGGCCCGCACGCTGGGGATGATCGGCGACACCCGCGCCATCGACCCGCTCGCTAGCCGCATCACCGAGGACGACGACGATTCGGTCCGCGCCGCGGCGGCCTGGGCGCTCAACCAGATCGGCACGGAGCGGGCGCTCGAATCGGCCGCGGCCTACGCCGACGACCGCGCGTTCATCGTGCAGGACGAGGCCCAGCGCGCCGCGGACGCGCTCGGGAAGACGAAGCAAGAGGCCTGA
- a CDS encoding YkgJ family cysteine cluster protein, translating to MPDPPFRSTVHDGKEVVVEFDPSLTFECVDDCTWCCQHGVLLYETDLLELAARESINEPVTQARGRDFVRREPKGRDEHVGEDGAACYFLRDDGLCALHDEHDWKPARCSVFPLEVHVEGGDIHVSIRDSAHEHCEGLDVSERRVVDNLEAFLPELLWELDDPTTEIEL from the coding sequence CTGCCCGACCCGCCGTTCCGAAGCACCGTCCACGACGGCAAGGAGGTCGTCGTGGAGTTCGACCCCTCGCTGACGTTCGAGTGTGTCGACGACTGCACCTGGTGCTGTCAGCACGGCGTCCTCCTCTACGAGACGGACCTGCTGGAACTGGCCGCGCGCGAATCCATCAACGAGCCTGTCACGCAGGCCCGGGGTCGGGACTTCGTCCGGCGCGAGCCGAAGGGCCGGGACGAACACGTCGGCGAGGACGGCGCCGCTTGCTACTTCCTGCGCGACGATGGCCTCTGTGCGCTCCACGACGAGCACGACTGGAAACCCGCACGCTGCTCGGTGTTCCCGCTGGAGGTCCACGTCGAGGGCGGCGACATCCACGTCTCCATCCGCGACAGCGCCCACGAACACTGCGAGGGCCTGGACGTGAGCGAACGCCGGGTCGTCGACAACCTGGAGGCGTTCCTCCCGGAACTGCTGTGGGAGCTGGACGACCCGACCACGGAGATCGAGCTGTAG
- a CDS encoding PQQ-binding-like beta-propeller repeat protein, which produces MPSRRALLRSGALAATAGLAGCSALAGDGPVPLPAATPGPDDWPTDGYDRRNTRYNAGASVSDAEPTPRWSREFLFCHDPVVRGTRVVLNAGTREREFTVGVRATDGSEVWRSASEPWGYPTPTLGAERAYVTGPDCAFGVDLATGEETWRGDPCEGANTASGTIADGRLYLEYGGYLSALDATGKRRWATSHEARANPTIVGDTAYVATGFTVAAVDLTATAREWPWEDPDGDSPAYADRRAARKWQEPPRSNVVGSRYYHSPAVSDSLVFATASREDRPGGALRALARTNGDERWAVASPPDRDPGEELRDAPDPVSDPVPPVVTDDLVVTSLGDRQVLALDHGGEIQWRRSLAHSVTELAVAGDTVVAVTHDRSVDHTAEGHGGLVALDLESGGRRWSLGFDDHVSGLALAGGTVYVTVVVDRDAEGDVVGKRLLALS; this is translated from the coding sequence ATGCCCTCCCGACGCGCACTCCTGCGAAGCGGTGCCCTCGCGGCGACGGCCGGCCTCGCCGGTTGCTCGGCACTCGCCGGCGACGGTCCCGTCCCGCTCCCCGCCGCCACACCCGGCCCCGACGACTGGCCGACGGACGGCTACGACCGGCGGAACACGCGATACAACGCCGGTGCCAGCGTGTCGGACGCCGAGCCGACGCCGCGCTGGTCCCGCGAGTTCCTGTTCTGTCACGACCCGGTCGTCAGGGGGACGCGTGTCGTGCTGAACGCCGGGACCCGTGAGCGCGAGTTCACTGTCGGGGTGCGCGCGACCGACGGCAGCGAGGTCTGGCGCTCGGCGTCGGAGCCGTGGGGGTACCCGACGCCGACGCTCGGTGCGGAGCGGGCCTACGTCACCGGTCCGGACTGTGCGTTCGGTGTGGACCTCGCCACCGGCGAGGAGACGTGGCGGGGCGACCCGTGCGAGGGCGCCAACACCGCGAGCGGAACCATCGCCGACGGTCGCCTCTATCTGGAGTACGGCGGCTACCTCTCGGCGCTCGATGCGACCGGGAAGCGCCGGTGGGCGACGAGCCACGAGGCGCGCGCGAACCCCACCATCGTGGGCGACACGGCGTACGTCGCGACGGGGTTCACGGTCGCTGCCGTGGACCTGACCGCGACGGCCCGGGAGTGGCCGTGGGAGGACCCCGATGGCGACAGTCCTGCGTACGCGGACCGCCGAGCGGCCCGGAAGTGGCAGGAGCCGCCCCGTTCGAACGTCGTCGGCTCCCGGTACTACCACTCGCCCGCCGTCTCCGACTCGCTCGTGTTCGCGACGGCCTCGCGGGAGGACCGCCCCGGCGGTGCGCTGCGGGCACTCGCCCGGACGAACGGCGACGAGCGCTGGGCGGTGGCGTCGCCACCGGACCGCGACCCGGGCGAGGAGCTCCGCGATGCACCCGACCCCGTCTCGGACCCGGTGCCGCCGGTGGTGACCGACGACCTCGTGGTCACGAGCCTCGGCGACCGGCAGGTACTCGCGCTCGACCACGGCGGGGAGATCCAGTGGCGCCGCTCGCTCGCACACAGCGTGACCGAACTCGCCGTCGCGGGTGATACCGTCGTCGCGGTGACCCACGACCGCTCGGTCGATCACACCGCCGAAGGGCACGGCGGACTGGTCGCGCTCGACCTCGAATCCGGCGGGCGGCGCTGGTCGCTCGGGTTCGACGACCACGTGTCCGGCCTGGCGCTCGCGGGTGGGACGGTGTACGTGACGGTCGTCGTCGACCGGGACGCCGAGGGTGACGTGGTCGGGAAGCGACTGCTCGCCCTCTCGTGA
- a CDS encoding alcohol dehydrogenase catalytic domain-containing protein, which produces MRAVRFHPDEGLRIEQVDRPDVGPGEVLVEVAACGVCHSDLHLLDGDMPIPRPTTLGHEVAGTVVETGEGVATAEGTDVAVFGGWGCGSCAVCDRGEDQLCNLANWVGIGNDGGYAEYLRVPTEKYVLPLDGLDPRMAAPLTDAALTPYRAVQQAGDLTPADTVVCTGIGGLGQFGVQFAAMTGAQVVAVDLDADKLDRALELGADATVDASETRVPSAINRVAAGEVAAVLDFVGADDTLQWGSNVLGVGGHLVLAGIGGGSIDFSWNPLAGQELTYRTVQWGSVPELREVLTVARRGDLDVRTEPVGFDDLQATLDRLRAGEVESRAVLTP; this is translated from the coding sequence ATGCGCGCTGTCCGCTTCCACCCCGACGAAGGATTGCGGATCGAGCAGGTCGACCGCCCCGATGTCGGGCCGGGCGAGGTACTGGTCGAGGTCGCCGCCTGTGGCGTCTGTCACTCCGACCTCCACCTGCTCGACGGCGATATGCCCATCCCGCGGCCGACGACGCTCGGCCACGAGGTGGCCGGTACGGTCGTCGAGACGGGCGAGGGTGTCGCGACGGCCGAGGGGACGGACGTGGCGGTGTTCGGCGGCTGGGGCTGTGGCTCATGCGCTGTCTGTGACCGCGGCGAGGACCAGCTCTGCAACCTCGCGAACTGGGTCGGTATCGGCAACGATGGCGGTTACGCCGAGTACCTCCGCGTCCCGACGGAGAAGTACGTCCTCCCGCTCGACGGCCTCGACCCGAGGATGGCGGCGCCGCTGACCGACGCCGCGCTGACGCCGTATCGAGCGGTCCAGCAGGCCGGTGACCTCACGCCCGCCGATACCGTCGTCTGCACCGGCATCGGCGGCCTCGGACAGTTCGGCGTCCAGTTCGCGGCCATGACCGGGGCACAGGTGGTCGCGGTCGATCTCGACGCGGACAAACTCGACCGGGCGCTCGAACTCGGGGCCGACGCGACGGTCGATGCCAGCGAGACGCGCGTCCCCTCGGCCATCAACCGGGTCGCCGCAGGTGAGGTCGCGGCGGTCCTGGACTTCGTCGGCGCCGACGACACCCTCCAGTGGGGGTCGAACGTGCTCGGTGTCGGCGGCCACCTCGTCCTCGCGGGCATCGGCGGGGGCTCCATCGACTTCTCCTGGAACCCGCTCGCGGGGCAGGAGCTGACCTATCGGACCGTCCAGTGGGGAAGCGTGCCCGAGTTGCGGGAGGTCCTGACCGTCGCCCGGCGGGGCGATCTCGACGTGCGGACCGAACCGGTCGGCTTCGACGACCTGCAGGCGACGCTCGACCGACTGCGCGCCGGCGAGGTCGAGAGCCGGGCCGTCCTGACGCCCTGA